A stretch of DNA from Ptychodera flava strain L36383 unplaced genomic scaffold, AS_Pfla_20210202 Scaffold_31__1_contigs__length_3010019_pilon, whole genome shotgun sequence:
CTGCCACAGTTTGCTTTATCTGTCCTCATTTTTTTTGTCATACCAAATGTCACAAAAATATTGCTACATGTTACCCAACGCTGTATATTACATGGTCTAACGTAAccaaaaatgtaacattgacGAGAAAAGACATTTCACAGTTCACATTACGTGTTCCAATGACAACATAAAAGGCATAGATGATGTGCTACttaaaataaaagtacagaACCCAACTTAAAAAAGCCCTGTCATTGTAACTGTCAAAAaaggaaagattttttttcatgtgagCAATAATTCTTTTAAAATAATACAGCAGCTGAAAACTTGTATTTAACCTGAACAGAGGGAATAGGCCGAAGCAGGCTGTCATACTACACAAAGATTGGTGTGGAGTAAAGAGGACTCTTACAACAAAATGACTGGAGTCAAGAAATAAGAACTATCATACACAGATCCCACAAAGAACTAGAAGCTACCGATTCAACGTACGACAGTTTTTGCTAAGCTCCCCTAAAATTCTAGTACAGTTCGGTTCTCAAGTAAAATACAAGTTTTTTTCCTCATATTTTTTGCTAGATTTTATCTACAGATGAGTTCATTGTCAGTTTTTCTAGGGAGACTTCATATATTTTCCGCGTCACCCTAGGGAGCCTTTTTCAAAGTTCTTTGTCTCTTTTTATAGTCAATTGTAGCGATTATAAGAATACATTATAGGTCCGTTGAATGCAcaagtcattttttttctcacatatTTGTGTCATGTGATTCAATGGAAATAAAAAGTTCCTGCACAAGTTCTTCCAGCACATGGTTAATTTGTCCCTGTCGGTGCAGCGGTGGCGCCCGCTGACGATACGTCCCCAGCCGATGAGGTATTGGCAGCTTCTGGTGCAGAACCGCTGCTTGGAAGTGAGCCTTGGACATGGTGCTGTGCATGTGGTGGTACTAGGATTGAATTCAGTGATGGCTGAATAGACAATTCTGAAAAAGAAAGAGTATTACCATGCGTTTATTTCAAAACAGTATTTCTGTCACACAGGGGTTTTgcaaatgttttcaatatttggtaGTCTGAAGGACTCATATTAGATAGTCTTTCTAAGGGACATGCATGTGTTTCTATCATACAGCTTTACTAGAGTTAGCAGTTCTTTGTCATGTCTCAGAATGATTGGTCTTGGGCAAAAAATCCACATTCAAAAACTCCAGCAATATGCCAAATCCTGGGAAGTCCAAGAGGTTGTCATCAACTCACAAGCTTATCACATCATTAAAATTGCAAGTTCCTTTATCAGCAATGAGAGAACAAACTCTTGTTTTACACATGAATCAGTCCCACTTTTTGATTTCCAATTGTTGGGACATTTCAAGATCAATGCCTTCACCAGACTAACTTTCACTGCTGGGTTATATATAGTCTGGTCCCCCCTGTTGCATTCCTACTGCTGGATGTGCTGCTCACgattattttttgatttttttttcgttaGCAGCGtggccagcggtagaaatgcaGTATGAGACAAGACGAGAGTATATACACACATGATGTCTGCATTTCAAGTGCATAGAGTCCCTTACCTTGTTGTGTGAAACTGAACAATGGGGGTAAATCTCTGCCGCTAGGTAGTCTTGTGCTAGGATCCCTTAGTTCATCGAAGAATGCGTGTGCACATGCCTCCATTGGCGTTATCCTTGCTGATGGTGTGTATTCCAGCAGTCGGCCACACAGACTTATTGCCTCGGGCGGCGTTCGAGGACGAAAGACCTGCAAATGTACAGGGTGCAATCATGTAGACACATTatctttgttgttttcattcacTTTTCAAAGGGACATggaaccacagttttttattaCGCACCATGGTATAGCGCCCTCTCATGGCCAGAATGATGAATTCTGTTGGCGTGATGGGATGATTATACACACTTGTACGTTTTTCAATGAAGTCTTGAGTCAATACACTTTACTCACCTTTGGCCATGGATGAGGTTTAATCTGTGGGAATTTGAATTCTTGGTAATTTGGGTTCATCTCTCGTATTTGTTCCCGTGATGGTGTGCCCAGAACTTTGATGATTTCAACCAATTGGTCTACTCCGCTGTCACCAGGGAAAATGGGTTGCCCTAGTAACAGCTCGGCTAAAACGCATCCTGCTGACCATACATCTGATGACGCAAAGCATAAGAAGTGTGGTTATGACCAATTACAATATCTGACAGAGGACAGCCAGTTCTATGTTTCAGTTAATGACACCATGTCCTGTCTTTTACGATTCCAATAGGTATATGCACCAAGTTCAGATGTTTTTGCATATTCACATTCAGGCATGCATATTTAAGTGCGGCAGCATTTCTTATCTATCTTCTTGAAACTTACACATGCAGTCCCATCTAGGGGTTAAAGCACAAATCCTTATGTAACTAAATCTATCTTAACCAGATTGATGTGAATCTAaactcatg
This window harbors:
- the LOC139127431 gene encoding glycogen synthase kinase-3 beta-like, with the translated sequence MRRLDHCNIVRLRFFFYSSGEKKDEVYLNLVLDYVPETVYRVARHYSKNKQTIPILYVKLYMYQLFRSLAYIHSLGICHRDIKPQNLLLDPESAVLKLCDFGSAKLLVRGEPNVSYICSRYYRAPELIFGATDYTSNIDVWSAGCVLAELLLGQPIFPGDSGVDQLVEIIKVLGTPSREQIREMNPNYQEFKFPQIKPHPWPKVFRPRTPPEAISLCGRLLEYTPSARITPMEACAHAFFDELRDPSTRLPSGRDLPPLFSFTQQELSIQPSLNSILVPPHAQHHVQGSLPSSGSAPEAANTSSAGDVSSAGATAAPTGTN